In Nymphalis io chromosome 11, ilAglIoxx1.1, whole genome shotgun sequence, one genomic interval encodes:
- the LOC126771778 gene encoding von Willebrand factor-like, with the protein MRIFVNSIVICVASFASVSMAQVSCPPNEELSSCGSACPPTCSTPSPEACDTACIKGCFCLQGYLRNSNGTCVKADLCNTDSEEAPVNYSSTPLLLPGSSVQLSDTEAQKANKTKEATLSNQYCGENEEYLPCGTACPATCTIPEPEVCGLACSMGCFCKEGFYRDEINHKCVKLEDCPVDTSFCFNENEVYDMCNAACEPSCTDPEPICTKVCKSGCICASGLLRSTEGDCVSVDKCPTVNGTAPDVLTKYWNAINNILHLTVA; encoded by the exons ATGCGTATATTTGTGAACTCTATCGTTATTTGCGTAGCATCGTTTGCGAGTGTTTCCATGGCTCAGG TGTCATGTCCACCGAACGAAGAACTTTCATCGTGTGGATCGGCCTGCCCTCCCACTTGCAGCACTCCAAGCCCTGAGGCTTGTGATACTGCCTGCATTAAGGGCTGCTTCTGCTTGCAAGGATACTTGAGAAACTCAAACGGAACCTGTGTCAAGGCTGATTTGTGTA ATACCGATTCCGAAGAAGCTCCGGTTAATTATTCGAGCACTCCGTTGCTGCTTCCCGGAAGCTCCGTTCAACTGTCTGATACGGAAGCTcaaaaagcaaataaaacgaAGGAGGCCACTC TTTCAAATCAATATTGTGGAGAGAACGAAGAGTACCTCCCGTGTGGTACAGCTTGTCCCGCAACTTGTACCATCCCAGAACCAGAAGTTTGTGGACTGGCCTGCAGCATGGGCTGTTTCTGCAAGGAGGGTTTTTATAGAGATGAGATTAACCACAAATGCGTGAAACTGGAGGATTGTCCTGTTG ACACAAGTTTTTGCTTCAACGAGAACGAGGTGTATGATATGTGCAACGCAGCTTGTGAGCCAAGTTGCACAGACCCTGAACCAATATGCACTAAGGTTTGTAAATCTGGCTGCATCTGTGCGTCTGGGCTGCTAAGGAGTACTGAAGGTGACTGCGTCAGTGTTGATAAATGTCCAACAGTGAATGGAACCGCTCCAGATGTGCTGACGAAATACTGGAACGCAATTAACAATATCTTGCACTTGACTGTCGCTTAG
- the LOC126772081 gene encoding uncharacterized protein LOC126772081, with translation MYKFTLFCAFFTLVGSYPQQFATKKFKVGIEYDGSLPMKGGSDRYRHRNNYDPFFVTVNTSARSGFVISYIDVSATTDVDGDVEFNVIRGQTGSRSLVFQLVSNQSEFLSYSYLVYGIREEEYKKLANIISIPMKNFSNRLAYNCFSIFVLIILCCKYILS, from the exons ATGTACAAGTTTACTCTATTCTGTGCATTCTTTACCCTGGTGGGGAGCTATCCACAACAGTTTGCGACGAAGAAATTCAAAGTTGGAATTGAATATGATG GTTCTTTGCCCATGAAAGGGGGATCTGATAGATATCGGCACAGGAACAACTATGATCCATTTTTCGTCACAGTTAATACTTCAGCTAGA tccGGTTTTGTCATCTCGTACATAGATGTCAGCGCGACTACAGATGTAGACGGAGATGTTGAGTTTAACGTCATAAGGGGTCAGACTGGATCCCGTAGCCTGGTCTTCCAACTGGTCTCCAATCAAAGCGAATTTCTAAGCTACTCCTACCTAGTATACGGTATCAGAGAGGAGGAATACAAAAAG CTAGCCAACATTATTAGCATTCCAATGAAGAACTTCAGCAATCGGCTAGCGTATAATTGCTTCTcgattttcgttttaattattttatgctgtaaatatattttgtcatga